CACGACGACGGCGAGGGAAACACACACCTCGAGGCCGTCGTATCCGGTGCCGCGGCGGATGTGCTCCAGCAGTGCCTCGAGCAGAAGGCCGCCGAATTGCAGGAGGAGGCGGACCAAGAAGAGTCCGAGGAGCCGCAGAAGTTCACACCATACTCCGCCGAGGTCTTCGAGGAATTCATCCGAGACCGCGTCACCAAGTATTCGGTGACCCTCAACCTGTTCACAAGCCCGGACATGGAGGGGCTCTACATGCCCACGGTCGGCTTCCTCAGCAAGGAAGAGTCCGCCAAGTGGCGGGCCATCGCCGCCAAGGCGCGTGACCTGAGCGCGGCAGAGATCGAGGAGGTGAATCACTACTCGTTCAGCGAGCGCATGCAGGTGTACATGAAGTTTAGGGACGACGGCTGCCGCAGCCCCGGCTGCACCCACACCGTCTGCGATCACGACCACCAGGTCAACTACGCGGACGGAGGCAAGACCAGCCCGTCGAACGGCGTGCTGCTGTGTCGTTCCTGCCACAACATGAAAAGCTCCGGCCTCGTGGACTACGAGGTGGAGGATGGGGTCGTGAAGTGGAGGACGCCGGACGGAAAGGTGGTTACCAGCTACCCGGCGGGGGTTGGTCGAATGTTCGCTCGGACCTATCACCTGAGAAGGAGGAAGCAACAGGAAAGGCGACAAGGCCGCCTCGTCCCAGAGCTTCCGCCACCATTCTAGGGAAAGCAAAAAGTGCCCCCGGAGGGGCACTTTTAAGAAAGGAGTTTAGGCCTGACCCTCGAACAGGTCGGTCACGGAACCGTTCTCGAAGATCTCGTGAATGGTCTTGGCCAGAAGCGGGGCGATCGGCAGGACGGTGAGGTTGTCCCAGCCCTCGGTGCTCTGCGGGAGCGTGTCGGTGGTGATGACCTCCTTGGCACCACACTGCGACAGGCGCTCGCGAGCGGGATCGGAGAACACGCCGTGGGTGCAGCCGATGATGACGTCCTCGGCGCCCGCGTCGCGGAGCACACCGACGGCACCGGCGATGGTGCCGCCGGTATCAATCATGTCGTCGAGCAGGATCGCGGTCTTGCCGGAAACGTCGCCGACGACGCGGTTGGCCACGACCTGGTTGGCAACGTCCACGGAGCGGGTCTTGTGGACGAAGGCCATCGGGGCATCGCCCAATACGTTGGCCCACTTCTCGGCAACCTTCACGCGGCCAGCATCGGGGGAGACCACCACGATGTTATCGAGGGAGTAGTTCTCCTTGATGTAGTCGGTGAGGATCGGCATGGCGTGCATGTGGTCGACCGGGCCGTCGAAGAAGCCCTGGATCTGATCGGTGTGCAGATCGACGGACACGATGCGGTCGGCGCCAGCGGCCTTGAGCAGGTCGGCGACGAGGCGGGCGGAGATGGGCTCGCGGCCGCGGTGCTTCTTGTCCTGGCGGGCGTAGGGGTAGAAAGGCAGGATTGCGGTGATGCGCTTGGCGGAACCACGCTTGAGCGCATCGATCATGATGAGCTGCTCCATCAGCCACTTGTTGAGCGGCTGGGTGTGGGACTGGATCACGAAAGCATCGGAGC
This is a stretch of genomic DNA from Corynebacterium vitaeruminis DSM 20294. It encodes these proteins:
- a CDS encoding HNH endonuclease signature motif containing protein: MNDQESARRQFHQWFVLCIRDEDAEDVDAIVHESVVARQFGVSNYRAGRLLDAMRFFHHMPVTLGRQLDGYPLDLERILSICAPLAGLTPEELAAIDEEVAFLITPTVKGQELPLKRKLGRQVTDIVAMHFGELVKDPEEGRFLQMHDDGEGNTHLEAVVSGAAADVLQQCLEQKAAELQEEADQEESEEPQKFTPYSAEVFEEFIRDRVTKYSVTLNLFTSPDMEGLYMPTVGFLSKEESAKWRAIAAKARDLSAAEIEEVNHYSFSERMQVYMKFRDDGCRSPGCTHTVCDHDHQVNYADGGKTSPSNGVLLCRSCHNMKSSGLVDYEVEDGVVKWRTPDGKVVTSYPAGVGRMFARTYHLRRRKQQERRQGRLVPELPPPF
- a CDS encoding ribose-phosphate diphosphokinase, whose amino-acid sequence is MTSKHLTESRKNLMLFSGRAHPELGEAVAKELGIELTPMTARDFANGEIFVRFEESVRGSDAFVIQSHTQPLNKWLMEQLIMIDALKRGSAKRITAILPFYPYARQDKKHRGREPISARLVADLLKAAGADRIVSVDLHTDQIQGFFDGPVDHMHAMPILTDYIKENYSLDNIVVVSPDAGRVKVAEKWANVLGDAPMAFVHKTRSVDVANQVVANRVVGDVSGKTAILLDDMIDTGGTIAGAVGVLRDAGAEDVIIGCTHGVFSDPARERLSQCGAKEVITTDTLPQSTEGWDNLTVLPIAPLLAKTIHEIFENGSVTDLFEGQA